Proteins encoded in a region of the Streptococcus sanguinis genome:
- the mecA gene encoding adaptor protein MecA, with the protein MEMKQISDSTIKITIQLEDLEERGMEMADFLVPQEKTEEFFYTILDELEMPDNFLDSGMLSFRVTPKPDKVDVFVTKSKLDKNLSFEDLADLPDMDELSHMSPDEFLKTLEKSIFEKSKEDIEAVQSLETAEAEEREQLSQEEADEQSAENAERYIYYILRFEDIKAAAAFAQTVDYKIDLSELYKYDSAYYLTILVDVEGFPERYPAWLLAKMREFADDSDITRAVLQEHGHLLLVTDAVSGLQKVECL; encoded by the coding sequence ATGGAAATGAAACAGATTAGTGATTCGACCATAAAAATCACGATTCAGCTGGAAGATTTGGAAGAGCGTGGCATGGAAATGGCCGATTTCTTGGTCCCCCAAGAAAAGACAGAAGAGTTTTTCTATACCATCTTAGATGAGTTGGAAATGCCGGATAATTTTTTGGACAGCGGTATGCTGAGTTTTCGAGTGACGCCTAAGCCAGATAAGGTGGATGTTTTTGTTACCAAATCTAAATTGGATAAGAATCTGAGTTTTGAGGATTTGGCAGATCTGCCAGACATGGACGAGCTGTCTCATATGTCTCCAGATGAATTCCTCAAGACACTAGAAAAGAGCATTTTTGAAAAGAGTAAGGAAGACATAGAAGCAGTCCAATCTTTGGAAACAGCCGAAGCAGAGGAAAGGGAGCAGCTTTCTCAGGAGGAGGCTGATGAGCAGTCAGCAGAAAATGCAGAGCGTTACATTTACTATATCCTGCGTTTTGAAGATATTAAGGCTGCTGCGGCCTTTGCCCAGACGGTGGACTATAAGATTGACTTATCAGAGCTTTATAAGTATGATTCAGCTTATTATTTGACGATTTTAGTAGATGTTGAGGGCTTTCCAGAGCGCTATCCAGCTTGGCTCTTGGCCAAGATGCGTGAATTCGCAGATGACTCAGATATCACTCGGGCAGTGCTGCAGGAGCACGGTCATCTGCTTTTGGTGACAGATGCGGTCTCCGGTCTGCAGAAGGTTGAATGCCTATGA
- a CDS encoding glycosyltransferase family 4 protein produces the protein MPMITFPLKFILVLLGTFFIGVILTPLVRLLAFKIGAVDYPNARRINKKPMPSSGGLAIVAAFSISTLLLMPQIVAVDFFGQTYFDYVWPVVLGGLIIAFTGLIDDIKELSPMLKMGGIVLAASLIWWLTDFRLDDFKIPFGGPFLHFEPWLSYILTVVWIISITNAVNLIDGLDGLVSGVSIISLVTMGIVSYFFLPQHNLFLTLTIFVLVLSIAGFFPYNYHPAIIYLGDTGALFIGFMIAVLSLQGLKNATAVAVVTPMIILGVPITDTFLAIIRRTLSGQKFYTPDKHHLHHRLLSLGLTHRGTVLVIYGISLVFAMISLLLNVSSRIGGVLLMIGLLLGVELFAELVGVLGPNRTPLLNILRFIGNSSYREEVRRKWRQKRNK, from the coding sequence ATGCCTATGATTACTTTTCCTTTAAAGTTTATCTTGGTATTACTGGGAACTTTTTTTATCGGGGTGATTCTGACACCCTTGGTTCGGCTCTTAGCCTTTAAGATTGGTGCGGTAGATTATCCCAATGCTCGCCGAATCAATAAAAAGCCCATGCCTAGCAGTGGCGGGTTGGCGATTGTAGCGGCCTTTTCTATCTCTACTCTGCTCTTGATGCCGCAGATTGTTGCTGTAGATTTTTTTGGACAGACCTATTTTGATTATGTTTGGCCGGTTGTACTAGGTGGTTTGATTATTGCTTTTACAGGGCTGATTGATGATATCAAAGAGCTGTCGCCTATGCTGAAAATGGGTGGAATTGTTCTAGCAGCCAGTCTAATCTGGTGGCTGACTGATTTCCGATTGGATGATTTTAAGATTCCTTTTGGCGGACCTTTCCTGCATTTTGAGCCTTGGCTGTCCTATATTTTGACAGTGGTATGGATTATTTCTATCACCAATGCAGTTAATTTGATTGATGGTTTGGATGGCCTGGTGAGCGGGGTATCCATTATCTCCTTGGTGACGATGGGAATTGTTTCTTACTTCTTTTTGCCCCAGCACAATCTCTTTCTGACCTTGACTATTTTCGTTTTGGTCTTGTCGATTGCAGGTTTTTTCCCTTACAATTACCATCCAGCTATCATCTATCTTGGTGATACGGGGGCTCTCTTCATTGGCTTTATGATTGCCGTCTTGTCTTTGCAAGGGCTGAAAAATGCGACGGCTGTTGCAGTGGTGACCCCTATGATTATCTTAGGGGTGCCGATTACGGATACTTTTCTGGCGATTATCCGCCGTACCCTGTCTGGTCAGAAATTCTACACGCCTGACAAGCACCATCTCCATCATAGACTCTTGTCTCTGGGATTGACTCACCGAGGAACAGTGCTGGTTATCTACGGAATTTCGCTGGTCTTTGCCATGATTTCTCTCTTGTTGAATGTTTCCAGTCGAATTGGGGGCGTGCTCTTGATGATTGGCTTACTTCTGGGAGTTGAGCTCTTTGCTGAGCTGGTCGGAGTTTTGGGACCTAATCGTACTCCTTTGCTCAATATTCTCCGCTTTATTGGGAACTCCTCCTACCGAGAGGAAGTTCGGCGGAAATGGCGTCAAAAGAGGAATAAATAA
- the sufC gene encoding Fe-S cluster assembly ATPase SufC translates to MSVLEIKDLHVEIEGKKILKGVNLTLKTGEVAAIMGPNGTGKSTLSAAIMGNPNYEVTQGEVLFDGVNILELEVDERARMGLFLAMQYPSEIPGITNAEFLRAAMNAGKEDEEKISVRDFIMKLDEKMELLNMKEEMAERYLNEGFSGGEKKRNEILQLLMLEPTFALLDEIDSGLDIDALKVVSKGVNAMRGEGFGAMIITHYQRLLNYITPDKVHVMMEGKVVLSGGPELAVRLEKEGYAKLAEELGFNYKEEA, encoded by the coding sequence ATGTCTGTCTTAGAAATCAAAGATCTTCATGTTGAAATTGAAGGGAAAAAAATTCTCAAAGGGGTGAATCTCACTCTGAAAACAGGAGAGGTTGCAGCTATTATGGGCCCAAATGGAACAGGGAAGTCTACCTTGTCTGCAGCCATCATGGGCAATCCTAACTACGAAGTGACTCAAGGAGAGGTGCTTTTTGATGGAGTCAATATCTTGGAGTTGGAAGTGGATGAGCGTGCTCGCATGGGACTCTTCCTTGCTATGCAGTACCCTAGTGAAATTCCTGGCATTACTAATGCAGAATTTCTCCGTGCTGCTATGAATGCTGGCAAAGAAGACGAGGAAAAAATCTCTGTCCGTGACTTTATCATGAAGCTGGATGAAAAGATGGAATTGCTTAACATGAAAGAAGAAATGGCTGAGCGTTACCTTAATGAAGGTTTCTCCGGCGGTGAAAAGAAGCGCAATGAAATCCTGCAGTTGCTCATGCTAGAGCCGACTTTTGCACTCTTGGATGAGATTGACTCGGGTCTCGATATTGATGCGCTTAAGGTTGTGTCTAAAGGGGTTAATGCTATGCGTGGTGAAGGTTTTGGAGCGATGATTATCACCCATTACCAACGCTTGCTCAACTATATCACTCCGGATAAGGTTCACGTTATGATGGAAGGCAAGGTCGTTCTTTCCGGTGGTCCGGAATTGGCAGTCCGCTTGGAAAAAGAAGGTTATGCTAAGTTGGCTGAAGAATTGGGCTTCAATTACAAGGAAGAAGCTTAG
- the sufD gene encoding Fe-S cluster assembly protein SufD, giving the protein MTKELIQEFSRLHAEPGWLASLRQKAFEKMDQLALPVIERVKFHRWNLGDGRISDSEPLSSVPDFTALGDNLKFIQMGTQTVLEQLPADLAAQGVIFTDFHTALEEIPELVEKHFMSAVKYDEDKLAAYHTAYFNSGAVLYVPDNVEIDQPIEGIFYQDSESDVPFNKHILIIAGKHSKVNYLERLETYGEGSVPATANITVEVIAQAGAQIKFSAIDRLGENVTAYISRRGKLENDAMIDWAIGVMNEGNVVADFDSDLYGKGSHADMKVVALSSGKQVQGIDTRVTNYGCNSIGNILQHGVILEKGTLTFNGIGHIIKGAKGADAQQESRVLMLSDQARSDANPILLIDENDVTAGHAASIGQVDPEDMYYLMSRGLDKATAERLVVRGFLGSVIVEIPVKEVRDEMIENIDIILAKR; this is encoded by the coding sequence ATGACTAAAGAATTAATTCAAGAATTTTCACGGTTGCACGCTGAGCCAGGATGGTTGGCTAGTCTCCGTCAGAAGGCTTTTGAGAAGATGGACCAATTGGCTTTGCCAGTTATCGAGAGGGTTAAATTCCATCGTTGGAATCTGGGCGACGGCCGTATTAGCGACAGCGAACCTTTGAGCAGCGTGCCGGATTTCACTGCTCTCGGAGATAATCTCAAGTTTATTCAAATGGGTACCCAGACAGTTCTAGAGCAATTGCCAGCTGACTTAGCTGCGCAAGGTGTGATTTTCACAGATTTTCACACAGCTTTGGAAGAAATTCCAGAGCTGGTAGAGAAGCATTTTATGTCTGCAGTCAAGTATGACGAGGACAAATTGGCGGCTTACCACACTGCCTATTTCAACAGTGGTGCGGTTCTTTATGTGCCGGACAATGTTGAGATTGACCAGCCGATTGAAGGCATTTTTTATCAGGATAGCGAAAGCGATGTTCCTTTTAACAAGCATATTTTGATTATCGCAGGCAAGCATTCCAAGGTTAACTACTTGGAACGCTTGGAGACTTATGGTGAGGGCTCTGTTCCAGCGACAGCCAATATCACCGTCGAAGTCATTGCCCAGGCTGGTGCTCAGATTAAATTTTCAGCTATTGACCGTTTGGGCGAAAATGTAACGGCTTATATCAGCCGTCGTGGTAAGCTGGAAAACGATGCTATGATTGACTGGGCCATCGGCGTTATGAACGAAGGCAATGTCGTAGCTGACTTTGATAGCGACCTCTATGGCAAGGGCAGTCATGCGGATATGAAGGTGGTGGCTCTTTCCAGCGGTAAGCAAGTTCAGGGAATTGATACCCGCGTAACTAACTATGGCTGCAACTCTATCGGAAATATCCTGCAGCACGGGGTTATCTTAGAAAAAGGAACCCTGACCTTCAATGGTATCGGCCATATTATCAAAGGGGCTAAGGGAGCAGATGCCCAGCAGGAAAGCCGGGTTCTCATGCTGTCTGATCAGGCTCGCTCAGATGCTAATCCAATCCTCTTGATTGATGAGAATGATGTGACAGCTGGTCACGCGGCTTCTATCGGCCAGGTTGATCCGGAGGATATGTATTACCTCATGAGTCGGGGACTTGATAAGGCGACGGCTGAACGCTTGGTCGTGCGCGGTTTCTTAGGCTCAGTGATTGTAGAAATCCCTGTTAAGGAAGTCCGTGATGAAATGATTGAGAATATCGATATTATTCTCGCAAAAAGATAA
- a CDS encoding cysteine desulfurase, which produces MSGFNAEAIKQDFPILDQIVNDEPLVYLDNAATTQKPKQVLAAIENYYLRDNANVHRGVHTLAERATAAYEAARERVRSFINAASSREVLFTRGTTTSLNWVAQLAAERLQPGDEVMISIMEHHSNVIPWQEACRKTGAKLVYVYLKDGALDMEDFHAKLNERTKFVSLAHASNVLGVINPIKEIAQLVHQQGALLVVDGAQSIPHMKIDVQDLDVDFFAFSGHKMAGPTGIGVLYGKEELLEEMSPVEFGGEMIDFVYEQEATWKEIPWKFEAGTPNMAGAIGLAAAIDYLEDLGMDAIAQHEQDLIAYVFPKLQAVEGLTIYGSQDLAQRSGVIAFNLDGLHPHDVATALDYEGVAVRAGHHCAQPLLTYLQVPATVRASFYIYNTYADCDKLVDALEKTKEFFNGAF; this is translated from the coding sequence ATGTCTGGATTTAATGCAGAAGCAATCAAGCAAGATTTTCCCATTTTGGACCAAATTGTCAATGATGAACCTTTGGTTTATTTGGACAATGCGGCGACAACCCAGAAACCCAAGCAGGTGCTGGCAGCTATTGAAAACTACTATCTTAGAGACAATGCCAATGTCCACCGCGGTGTGCATACGCTAGCTGAGCGGGCAACGGCAGCCTATGAAGCAGCCAGAGAAAGAGTTCGTTCTTTTATCAATGCAGCTTCTAGCAGAGAGGTTCTCTTTACACGAGGGACCACGACGAGTCTTAATTGGGTGGCTCAGCTTGCGGCTGAAAGGCTGCAGCCTGGTGATGAAGTGATGATTTCTATCATGGAGCACCATTCCAATGTCATTCCTTGGCAGGAAGCTTGTAGGAAGACCGGAGCCAAGTTGGTCTATGTCTATCTCAAGGATGGTGCTCTGGATATGGAGGATTTCCATGCCAAGCTCAATGAGCGGACAAAGTTTGTCTCTCTGGCTCATGCTTCCAATGTCCTCGGTGTCATCAATCCCATCAAAGAGATTGCCCAGCTGGTTCATCAGCAAGGAGCACTTTTAGTGGTGGATGGGGCTCAATCCATTCCGCACATGAAGATTGATGTGCAGGATTTGGATGTGGACTTCTTCGCCTTTTCAGGGCATAAGATGGCTGGGCCTACCGGCATTGGGGTTCTCTATGGCAAGGAAGAATTGCTAGAAGAGATGTCGCCAGTCGAGTTTGGCGGCGAAATGATTGATTTTGTCTATGAGCAGGAGGCTACCTGGAAGGAGATCCCGTGGAAGTTTGAGGCCGGCACTCCGAATATGGCAGGAGCAATCGGTCTTGCGGCGGCCATTGATTATTTGGAAGACTTGGGTATGGATGCCATTGCTCAGCATGAACAAGACCTGATTGCTTATGTATTTCCTAAGCTGCAGGCAGTAGAAGGGTTGACCATTTATGGCTCTCAGGATTTGGCCCAGCGTTCGGGCGTGATTGCCTTTAACCTGGATGGTCTCCATCCGCATGATGTCGCGACAGCTCTAGACTACGAAGGAGTGGCTGTTCGGGCGGGTCACCATTGTGCTCAGCCTTTACTCACCTATCTGCAGGTGCCAGCGACTGTGCGGGCCAGCTTTTATATCTATAACACCTATGCAGATTGCGACAAGCTGGTAGATGCTTTAGAAAAGACAAAGGAGTTTTTCAATGGCGCTTTCTAA
- the sufU gene encoding Fe-S cluster assembly sulfur transfer protein SufU, with the protein MALSKLDSLYKAVVTDHSAHPHHHGKLEDVEQVVLNNPTCGDVISLSVKFNAQNQIEDIAFVNSGCTISTASASMMTDAVLGKTKAQALELAEVFSQMVQGQEDSRQKELGDGAFLAGVAKFPQRIKCATLGWNALKRAIEEDKK; encoded by the coding sequence ATGGCGCTTTCTAAGTTAGACAGTCTTTACAAGGCGGTTGTGACCGACCACTCAGCTCACCCCCATCATCATGGGAAACTGGAAGATGTGGAGCAGGTAGTCCTCAATAACCCGACCTGTGGCGATGTTATCAGCCTGTCTGTGAAGTTTAATGCTCAAAACCAGATTGAGGATATTGCTTTTGTAAATTCTGGCTGTACCATCTCAACGGCTTCGGCCAGCATGATGACGGATGCGGTTCTAGGCAAGACAAAAGCGCAGGCCCTGGAATTGGCAGAAGTTTTCTCACAGATGGTTCAGGGCCAGGAAGACAGTCGCCAGAAAGAATTGGGAGATGGAGCCTTTTTAGCAGGCGTTGCCAAATTCCCGCAGCGGATTAAGTGTGCGACCTTGGGTTGGAATGCCCTCAAGCGAGCAATTGAAGAAGATAAAAAGTAA
- the sufB gene encoding Fe-S cluster assembly protein SufB: MSEERVEPKPIDLGEYKFGFHDDVEPVISTGKGLNEAVIRELSAAKDEPEWMLDFRLKSYEAFKKMPMQTWGPDLSEINFDDLIYYQKASDKPARSWDEVPEKIKETFERIGIPEAERAYLAGAAAQYESEVVYHNMKEEFQKLGIVFTDTDSALKEYPELFKQYFAKLVPPTDNKLAALNSAVWSGGTFIYVPKGVKVDVPLQTYFRINNENSGQFERTLIIVDEGASVHYVEGCTAPTYSSNSLHAAIVEIFALDGAYMRYTTIQNWSDNVYNLVTKRARAMKDATVEWIDGNLGAKTTMKYPSVYLDGPGARGTMLSIAFANTNQHQDTGAKMIHNAPHTSSSIVSKSIAKGGGKVDYRGQVTFGKNSQKSVSHIECDTIIMDDISASDTIPFNEIHNSQVALEHEAKVSKISEEQLYYLMSRGLSESEATEMIVMGFVEPFTKELPMEYAVELNRLISYEMEGSVG; this comes from the coding sequence ATGTCAGAAGAAAGAGTAGAACCAAAACCGATTGATCTCGGTGAGTACAAGTTTGGTTTCCATGACGATGTTGAGCCTGTTATCTCGACAGGGAAAGGGCTGAATGAAGCGGTCATTCGTGAGCTTTCTGCAGCCAAGGATGAACCAGAGTGGATGCTGGATTTCCGCCTCAAATCCTACGAGGCTTTCAAGAAGATGCCGATGCAGACTTGGGGACCGGATTTGTCGGAAATTAATTTTGATGACTTGATTTATTACCAAAAGGCCTCTGATAAGCCTGCTAGAAGCTGGGATGAAGTGCCTGAAAAGATCAAGGAAACCTTTGAGCGGATTGGGATTCCAGAAGCGGAGAGAGCCTACCTGGCAGGTGCGGCTGCCCAGTATGAGTCCGAGGTGGTCTACCACAATATGAAGGAAGAGTTCCAAAAGCTAGGAATCGTCTTCACAGATACCGACTCAGCTCTTAAGGAATACCCAGAGCTTTTCAAGCAGTATTTTGCTAAGCTGGTCCCTCCAACAGATAACAAGCTAGCAGCTCTCAACTCCGCTGTCTGGTCTGGTGGTACTTTCATCTATGTGCCAAAAGGTGTCAAGGTAGATGTTCCCTTGCAGACTTATTTCCGGATTAACAATGAAAATTCTGGTCAGTTTGAGCGGACTTTGATTATCGTTGATGAGGGCGCTAGCGTCCATTATGTTGAGGGATGTACTGCTCCGACTTATTCCAGCAATAGCTTGCATGCCGCGATTGTTGAAATTTTTGCCCTCGATGGTGCCTATATGCGCTACACCACTATTCAAAACTGGTCCGATAATGTCTACAACCTCGTGACCAAGCGGGCGCGGGCCATGAAAGATGCGACAGTTGAGTGGATTGACGGGAACCTTGGTGCGAAAACAACTATGAAGTATCCGTCTGTTTATCTGGATGGACCTGGAGCACGTGGAACCATGTTGTCTATTGCCTTTGCCAATACCAATCAGCACCAAGATACGGGGGCTAAGATGATTCACAATGCTCCGCATACCAGCTCATCTATCGTGTCTAAGTCTATTGCTAAGGGCGGAGGTAAGGTGGATTACCGAGGTCAAGTGACCTTTGGAAAGAATTCACAGAAATCCGTCAGCCATATTGAGTGTGATACGATTATCATGGATGATATTTCTGCGTCAGATACCATTCCTTTTAATGAAATTCACAACTCCCAGGTAGCGCTGGAGCACGAGGCCAAGGTTTCTAAGATTTCAGAAGAGCAGCTCTACTATCTTATGAGCCGTGGTTTGTCCGAATCCGAAGCTACCGAAATGATTGTCATGGGCTTTGTCGAGCCATTCACCAAAGAACTGCCTATGGAATACGCTGTTGAGCTTAACCGCCTTATCAGCTATGAAATGGAAGGGTCAGTTGGGTAA